TGCTGGAGGCCAACATCGCGCTCGGCGACGATCTCGCCTTCGTGGGCTACGGGGACCCGACGATCTACAGCTGGCTGTGCGGCGGCGTCTCGTCCATCGCCCTGCCCATCGACGCGCTGGCGCGCTCGGCTTTCGATCTGGCGACCGCCGTCAGCCCGCCGCCGGCCCAGCGCATGACCCACGACGCTCGACTGGTCGTTCGCCGGTCCTCCCGGGCGATCAATCGCCCTTAGACGACCAGGGCACGGGTCCAGACCCGTGCGCCGGCTATCGGACGTTGGCCTGCAACGCTGCGATCGCCGCATCCTCGTCGCCCGCCAGGATGGCGTTGTAGATCGCCTCATGTTCAGCGATCGACTCTTCGGGCGTGGTGATGCGCTGATAGTTCATGCGCATCCGCATGATCACCGGCTGCCAGAGGTTCACGAGGTCCTCACCGCCGCCCGCGCGGACAATCGAGCGGTGACAGGCGATGTCGGCCTTGGTCACCTCGGCGAAATTGCCAGATTGGAAGCTCTGAGCCAGATCGGCCAGGGCGCGCTTGAAGCTTTTCTCCAGTTCTTCGCCGGGTCTCTTGATGGCTTGTCGAACCGCGAACGTCTCGATCGACAGTCGGAGTTTGATCAACAGCGCCTGCACGTCCGGCGGGGCGACATCAGCGACGGAGGTGCCCTTGTTGGCGCGCAGGACGAGCAGCCCCTCCTTGGACAGCTCGAAGAGGACGTCCCGTATACGTCCGCGCGAGACGCCAAATCGTTCGGCGAGCTCGATCTCTGTGAGCTTCTGATTAGGAGCGAGCTCGCCGGAAATGATCTCGGAGCGAAGACGCTCGGCGATCTGCTCCTTGACTGCCAAAACGGTCGTTTGCTGCATCACTTCAGTCCAATTCTTTCGCCGACTCGGTCCGCTCGTCCAAGGGTCCGACCCAGAATGTATAGGCAGCCAAGCCGATTAGGGTAACCGCTGTCACGTAAATCAGCGCTCCGGAAAAGTCCTGCGCCCTGACCAGAACACCGATCACCGTGGGCGTTACGGCAGCCGACAGGCCTCCGACCAGGTTGAAAACCCCGCCCACGAGCCCGAGCTGGTCACGCGGCGCGAGCAACGAGACGAAGATCCAGGTGATCGATGCCATGCCATTGCCGAAGAAGGCAATGGACATCAGCACCAGCGCCACGTCGTTCGACTTCGCCCACAGCGCCCCCAGGATAAGGCACGAGAGGAGAATGCCCGTAATGACGGGCCCCTTGCGTGCGATCCCGGCGCCGACGCCCCGGCGCACAAGCCAGTCAGAGATGGCGCCGGACAGCAGCACCCCGGCCAGGGCGCAGAGGAACGGAACGCCGGCCATGAACCCGACCTTGTCGAAGGCGATCCCGCGCGCCTGGACCAGATAGGTCGGAAACCAAGTCAGGAAGAAGATGCTGACGGTTCCGATGCAGAACTGGCCCAGATAGACGCCCCGCATCCGCCGATTGGCGAAGGCGGACCAGATCTCCTTCAACGAAGGCAGGAGGGCCTTGCGTCTCGAGCCGCCCCAGTCGACGGCGGCGCCCGAGGCCCGTAAGGCCTCAAGCTCCGTCCGACTGACGCGCGTATCCGCCTGCGGGTCGCGGTAGATGGCGAACCAAACGCCGGCCCAGGCCAATCCTAGTAGACCGCAAGCGTAGAATAGGCAGCGCCAGCCGAAGTGGGCCTGAAACGCGACAAGCACCGGCGCCAGTACAGCGAGGCCAAGAAATTGCCCGGAGGTGTAGAACCCGATCGCGCCCGCCCGCTCCCGTGTCGAGAACCAGCTCGTCACCACCCGATTGTTGATCGGATAGGACGGCGCTTCAAACGCGCCGATCAGCACGCGGCAGACCAGCAGCAACAAGACCGAACCGGCCAGGCCCTGCAACATGGTGACGAGGGACCAGAGACCGAGCAGCACCGGATAGAGGATGCGCGGCGCGATCCGGTCCGCCAAGATTCCGCCGGGGATTTGGCACAGGGAATAGGACCAGGCGAAGGCCGAGAACACCAACCCCATCTGCACGCTGGACAGCCCAAGACTGCGCGTCAGATCGATCGCCGCGATGGCGATGTTCGTCCGGTCGAGATAGTTGATCACGACCGTGACGAAGAGGGCCAGCAGCATGACGAACCGCTGCGACGGCAGGACGCTGCGCCCTACCAATTGGTGTAAGACCCATCAGGCTTGTAGCGCCTTGGCGGTTCCCAATACGCAAAATGGGCTGCGGCGACCGCGTCTTCGTCCACCGTCAGGCCAAGGCCCGGCGCTTGCGGAACGGCGAATGACGCGCCGTCCAGCTGCGGCCTGTCCGGGAACATCCGGTCGTAGTCCGTCATGTCCAGGCCGTAGGGGTCGACTTCCTGCCAGGCCAGGTTCGGCGCCGCCGCCGACATGTGGATGGTCGCCATCGTGCAGATCGGCCCCAGCGGATCGTGCGGCATGAGGTCGATATAATGCGCCTCGGCCATGGCGGCGATCTTCATGGCCTCGGTGAACCCGCCGACATTGCAGATGTCCACCCGGGCGAAATTGGTTAGCCCGCCTTCGATGTACGGCAGGAAATCCCACTTGCTGGCGAACTCCTCGCCGATCGCGAAGGGCACGGCTGTCATGTCGCGAAGCGTACGATAGGCCCCCGGACATTGCTGCCGAATGGGCTCCTCCAGAAAGTCGAGGGTGCCCGACGGCATCCGCTGACAAAAGCTGGCGGCCTCGGCGACCTGCAGTCGGTGATGGAAGTCGATGCCCAGGGTGACCGCGGAGCCGAGCTCCTGTCGCGCCTCGACCAGCGCGCCCGCCGCTTGGGCGATCGCCTGCCGGGGATCATAGATATGCCCGCTGGGCTTGGCCTCGCCGACCGTGGCGCGAATGCAGTCCCAGCCCCGCGACTTGAGCGCGACCATGTCGGCAATCATCGCCTCGCCGTGCGCCGCCGTGCTGGTGATGAAGCACGGGATCCGGTCGCGCTGGGCGCCGCCCAGCAGACGATGGATCGGTACACCCAACGCCTTGCCGGCGATATCCCACAGGGCGATATCGATCGCGGAGATCGCCGCGGTGATGGTGCGGCCGCCTTCGAAATACTGCCCGCGGTACATCTCCTGCCATAGGGCGCCGATATTCCGGGCGTCCTTGCCGATCAGGAACTCGCGGAAGTGTCCTACCATCGCGGCGACCGCCTGCTCCCGGCTCGACAATCCCGATTCCCCCCAACCGAAGAGCCCTTCGTCCGTCTCGACCTTTACCAGACAGAGATTTCGGTGCCCGGCCCAGACGGGATAAGCGGTTACAGCGGTGATTTTCATGCGAACTGCCTTCCGAGCGCTATTTCAGGTCATCGTCGCGGCACAGCTGCGCAGCCATGCCGTGGTCGGCCAGAAGCTCGGCTCCCGTCATCGCACTGGCGCGTTCTGACACCAAAAAAGCCGCGATGGCCCCGATTTCCTCGATCGTCGCGAACCCGCCGTCGGCGTGCATGGCGTTGAAGCCGGTCTCCAGGCTCGGCGAGCGGTCGATCACACCTTGCACCGCCTCGGTGCGCGTCAAGCCAGGACTTAGCGTGTTGGCGCGGATGCCGCGCTTGCCCAGGCTCCAGGCCATCGCCCGGGTCATGGCCGAAATGGCGCCCTTGGTCGCCGCATACATTTCATAGCCGGCGACGCTGGAGGTCCCGTGGTTGGACGAGACGTTCACGATCGCCGCGCCGCGCGGCATGACCGGCGCAAGCCACTGGGTGAGCAGGAACATCGACCGGACGTTCGTATTCCAGAGCCTGTCGGCGTCCGCGATCGAGAACTCGAGGAAATCACCTTCGATGGTGACACCGGCGTTGTTGATCAAGCCGTCCACGGTCGTCAGATGGTCCTTGGCGGCCTCGGCGAAGGCCTTCAGGCTTTCGATCGAGGAGATGTCGCAGGGCATGAAGGTCACGTCATGGCCTTGGGCGCGCAGCGCCTGCGCCCGGTCCTCGCCATTGCTGCGCTGGCAGAACACCACCCGCGCGCCCGCCGCGCAGCAGGCCTGGACTATGCCCCATCCGATGCCCGCGCCGCCGCCAGTGACGACGATCGACTTACCGTTCAGAAATTTGTCTTGCATCATGACTTAACGCCTCCACGCGCTGAGTTCGCGCGCGACCTCTTCGATGGTTTTGCCGCGGGTCTCGGGCAGCATTTTCCAGAGCACCAGCAAGCCGGCGACAACGAACGCCGCGTAGACGCCAAACACCGACGCGGCGCCAAAGCTGATCAGTTGCCAGGGGAACAGCTGCTGCACGGCGTAGTTCACCAGACTGGTCGCAAGCGCGCAGGTCGGGATGGCCACGCCCCGCACGGCGGTCGGAAAGATCTCCGACAGAATCACCCACATGATCGGCCCGATGGAAAACTGGAACGCCGTGACGAAGGCGGCGATGCCGATCAGCACCAGCGGGATGTTCAGCGAGGTGGCCGCCTTCAGCAGTTCGGCTTCATTGGCCTGGGCGACCTCGGCCCCCAACGTGTTCGCCAGTTCGCGCTTCAGCACGACATCGCTCGGGAAGGACTTGCCGACCAGGGGCTGCAGGGCCGCGCGGTCGATCGAGGCCGGCAGTTCGGCGACGCGTTCGGCCGGCAGTTGATAGGTCGCGGTGGCGAACGCCAAAGAACAGGCGATCAGGCTCGCGGCCGCGACGCTCAGGCCGCCCAGCAGAATGGTGCGACGCCCCACCCGATCGATGAAGACCAGCGCCAGGGACGTGGCGATGATGCTGAAAACGCCGTTCACGACGGGCACCAGGAACGAGGCGTCGGCGCCGACGCCCGCCTGTTCGACCACGTAGGGCGCATAGAACATGATCGCGTTGATGCCGGTCGCCGGCTGGATGGCGGCGATAATGAACCCGATCACGGCCGCCTTGCGGATGCTGGGCGAGAACATTTCTCGAAGCTTCTGCAGTGTGCCGGCCTCGCCCTCGGTCGTTTCCGAGCGAATGGTCTGATCGATCTCGGTAAGCGCCTGCTCGACCTCGCCCGGTCCGATCAATCCACTCATGACCGTGCGGGCTTCTTCGACGCGCCCTTTGAGCATCAGCCAGCGCGGGCTCTCGGGGACACGCATCAGGAAGAGCACCCAAAGGATCGACGGCGGGATCTGAACCCCCAGCATCCACTGCCACGTGTACTGGGCCATCCCGGTGCTGACCGCGATCGGACTTCCGTCGGTGACCCAACCCTGAATGAAGTAGTTGGCCAGATAGGCCACGAAGAGGCCGACGACGATGTTCAGCTGGTTGACGGCCACGAGCAGGCCGCGTCGGGCCGGCGGGGCGATTTCGCCGACATACATCGAGGACACCGAGAGCGAGGCGAACGCCAATCCGCCCAGGAAGCGCGCGGCGACCAACTGGGCGATGTTCTGCGAGACGACGGCCAGCAGCACCGAAAGTAGATAGAGCCAGCCGATGATCAGCAAGGTCCTGCGCCGACCCAAACGGTCGCAGACCGTTCCGGTCACGAGCAACGCCAGCACCACGCCCAGCGCCGGCGAACTGACCGCATAGCCGAAGCCGATGGCGTCGGTATGCAGTTTCTCGATGATGTAGGCCTTGGTGCCGGAGATCAGAGCGGCGTCCAGGCCGAACACGAAGCCGCCGAAACACACCATGATCGCCAGGATCAGGGCCCGTCGATTGGTTTGGACTTGGCTCACCGCCCCCGAAGGGGTGCTGACTACGGGACCGGCCATCAGTGGAACTTCCGAATATGGGATTGGAACAGCCGCTGTTGGCCGTACGAAAGCGGATGGAAAACGACAACCGCGCCATTTAGGGGGTGTCCGGACAACAGCGTCTGACTCATCTATCCTCCCGGGCGGCGCCGGCTTCCTCGTCTAGCGCTCGCCGCGCGTCAATTGTCAACAATTCCGAGTGACGCCCTAGAGACCCTTCACTTGGGTCTCCACGCGAAGGAGCACGTCATGGGCGGTGATGAACAGGGTTGAGCCCTGCTCGCCGAAACAACAGTTGCCGGTCGCCTTTCCGGTGACGATGCGCCCCAGCGCCTTGCCCTCGGGATCGATGATGGCCACGCCGCCGGGCGCGGTGGCGAAAAGCACGCCTTCGGTCGTGACCTTCAGGCCGTCCGGCATGCCGGGGCTGCCGTCCGCCTGGAAGACGCGCATGTCGAACCAGACGCCCGCGTCACGCCGCCACTCCCCGCTTTGGCTCGAATACCGAACGATCCGCGGCGCCTCGCTGTCGGACGTCGAGACGTACAGATGCTCGCCGTCGGGGGACAGTGCGACGCCGTTCGGAAAGGCCAGGGTCCCGTCCACCAGGGCGACGCGCCCGTCCGGACTCCGGCGATAGACGCCGTTGACGCTCCGCTTCTGCGACGGCGCGTACTTGCCTTCGATCAGCCCGGTCGGCGGATCCGAAAAATAGACGGTCCCGTCCGCAGCGCGGACCAGGTCGTTGGGACTGTTGAACGGATCGGCGTTGGGTCCCCGCACGAACGGCGCGGCCTGGCCCGTGGTCAGGTCGTAGAGGAGGATCGAGCGACTGTCCTGGTCGCACATCAGGACCTTGTCGTCGGGGCGCAAATAGAGAAGGCCGTTTGTGCCCGGCATGACGAACGCCGGCGCGCCGCCGAACCCGCCGGGTGATCTCAGCACGCCCAGTCCGGCCTCGCGGCTCCACATCCGGACCAGATTGGCCGGGATGTCCGAAAAATAGAGACGGCCGCGCTTGCTGTCCCAAGTGGGCCCTTCGCTCCACGAGAAACCGCCGCCGAGGCGTTCGATCTTCGTGTCTACGGGCAGGATTTTGTCGAGTGCGGCCGAGAAGCGATCGACGCGAAACGCCTCGGAGGGGCCTGCAGTCTGCTCGGCGTGAGGCCGCCCAGCCGCGCCGGCGGACGCCAACAGCGCACCGGCGGCCAACACGGCGCGACGCGAAACACACGCCTCCCAGCGATCTTCCGTCGCCATAAGCTGCCTCCCCA
The DNA window shown above is from Caulobacter sp. X and carries:
- a CDS encoding MFS transporter; its protein translation is MAGPVVSTPSGAVSQVQTNRRALILAIMVCFGGFVFGLDAALISGTKAYIIEKLHTDAIGFGYAVSSPALGVVLALLVTGTVCDRLGRRRTLLIIGWLYLLSVLLAVVSQNIAQLVAARFLGGLAFASLSVSSMYVGEIAPPARRGLLVAVNQLNIVVGLFVAYLANYFIQGWVTDGSPIAVSTGMAQYTWQWMLGVQIPPSILWVLFLMRVPESPRWLMLKGRVEEARTVMSGLIGPGEVEQALTEIDQTIRSETTEGEAGTLQKLREMFSPSIRKAAVIGFIIAAIQPATGINAIMFYAPYVVEQAGVGADASFLVPVVNGVFSIIATSLALVFIDRVGRRTILLGGLSVAAASLIACSLAFATATYQLPAERVAELPASIDRAALQPLVGKSFPSDVVLKRELANTLGAEVAQANEAELLKAATSLNIPLVLIGIAAFVTAFQFSIGPIMWVILSEIFPTAVRGVAIPTCALATSLVNYAVQQLFPWQLISFGAASVFGVYAAFVVAGLLVLWKMLPETRGKTIEEVARELSAWRR
- a CDS encoding MFS transporter: MLLALFVTVVINYLDRTNIAIAAIDLTRSLGLSSVQMGLVFSAFAWSYSLCQIPGGILADRIAPRILYPVLLGLWSLVTMLQGLAGSVLLLLVCRVLIGAFEAPSYPINNRVVTSWFSTRERAGAIGFYTSGQFLGLAVLAPVLVAFQAHFGWRCLFYACGLLGLAWAGVWFAIYRDPQADTRVSRTELEALRASGAAVDWGGSRRKALLPSLKEIWSAFANRRMRGVYLGQFCIGTVSIFFLTWFPTYLVQARGIAFDKVGFMAGVPFLCALAGVLLSGAISDWLVRRGVGAGIARKGPVITGILLSCLILGALWAKSNDVALVLMSIAFFGNGMASITWIFVSLLAPRDQLGLVGGVFNLVGGLSAAVTPTVIGVLVRAQDFSGALIYVTAVTLIGLAAYTFWVGPLDERTESAKELD
- a CDS encoding mandelate racemase/muconate lactonizing enzyme family protein — translated: MKITAVTAYPVWAGHRNLCLVKVETDEGLFGWGESGLSSREQAVAAMVGHFREFLIGKDARNIGALWQEMYRGQYFEGGRTITAAISAIDIALWDIAGKALGVPIHRLLGGAQRDRIPCFITSTAAHGEAMIADMVALKSRGWDCIRATVGEAKPSGHIYDPRQAIAQAAGALVEARQELGSAVTLGIDFHHRLQVAEAASFCQRMPSGTLDFLEEPIRQQCPGAYRTLRDMTAVPFAIGEEFASKWDFLPYIEGGLTNFARVDICNVGGFTEAMKIAAMAEAHYIDLMPHDPLGPICTMATIHMSAAAPNLAWQEVDPYGLDMTDYDRMFPDRPQLDGASFAVPQAPGLGLTVDEDAVAAAHFAYWEPPRRYKPDGSYTNW
- a CDS encoding SMP-30/gluconolactonase/LRE family protein — translated: MATEDRWEACVSRRAVLAAGALLASAGAAGRPHAEQTAGPSEAFRVDRFSAALDKILPVDTKIERLGGGFSWSEGPTWDSKRGRLYFSDIPANLVRMWSREAGLGVLRSPGGFGGAPAFVMPGTNGLLYLRPDDKVLMCDQDSRSILLYDLTTGQAAPFVRGPNADPFNSPNDLVRAADGTVYFSDPPTGLIEGKYAPSQKRSVNGVYRRSPDGRVALVDGTLAFPNGVALSPDGEHLYVSTSDSEAPRIVRYSSQSGEWRRDAGVWFDMRVFQADGSPGMPDGLKVTTEGVLFATAPGGVAIIDPEGKALGRIVTGKATGNCCFGEQGSTLFITAHDVLLRVETQVKGL
- a CDS encoding SDR family oxidoreductase, with translation MMQDKFLNGKSIVVTGGGAGIGWGIVQACCAAGARVVFCQRSNGEDRAQALRAQGHDVTFMPCDISSIESLKAFAEAAKDHLTTVDGLINNAGVTIEGDFLEFSIADADRLWNTNVRSMFLLTQWLAPVMPRGAAIVNVSSNHGTSSVAGYEMYAATKGAISAMTRAMAWSLGKRGIRANTLSPGLTRTEAVQGVIDRSPSLETGFNAMHADGGFATIEEIGAIAAFLVSERASAMTGAELLADHGMAAQLCRDDDLK
- a CDS encoding GntR family transcriptional regulator yields the protein MQQTTVLAVKEQIAERLRSEIISGELAPNQKLTEIELAERFGVSRGRIRDVLFELSKEGLLVLRANKGTSVADVAPPDVQALLIKLRLSIETFAVRQAIKRPGEELEKSFKRALADLAQSFQSGNFAEVTKADIACHRSIVRAGGGEDLVNLWQPVIMRMRMNYQRITTPEESIAEHEAIYNAILAGDEDAAIAALQANVR